A stretch of Polypterus senegalus isolate Bchr_013 chromosome 5, ASM1683550v1, whole genome shotgun sequence DNA encodes these proteins:
- the bpnt2 gene encoding inositol monophosphatase 3 has product MAPMGIRLSPLGVAVFCLLGLGVIYHLYSGVIASRLAALRQGKTVDLRELLALSVEAAVLGGREVKRIREENALEEKAKGKTKEGAKEMLTIGDLRSHIKMYHLIKNTFPYIKVNSEEHDHAMAVEHNVWNHVIPNEILEKIKEPKEVMADSITVWIDPLDATQEYIEDLREYVTTMVCVAVDGVPIIGVIHKPFSSFTAWAMVSGGSNVKPRKSYNEKSPEIIVSRSHAGKVTSFAQKAFGNHTKIHPAAGAGYKVLSLLDIPDENHEKADVYIHVTYIKKWDICAGNALLKALGGHMTTLKGEEIDYSGSERNDAGLLASININHKLLVEKLPDLQEST; this is encoded by the exons ATGGCTCCGATGGGTATTCGGCTGTCTCCCCTCGGAGTGGCCGTATTTTGCCTGCTGGGGCTCGGTGTAATATACCATCTTTACTCGGGTGTAATAGCCAGCAGACTGGCAGCTCTAAGACAAGGGAAGACCGTGGACTTGCGGGAACTGCTGGCGCTGTCGGTGGAAGCTGCGGTGCTGGGCGGTCGCGAAGTGAAGAGAATACGAGAGGAGAATGCGCTGGAAGAGAAGGCGAAGGGGAAAACGAAGGAGGGGGCGAAAGAAATGCTTACCATCGGAGACTTGCGTTCACATATCAAAATGTACCATCTCATCAAAAATACGTTTCCCTATATTAAG GTGAACTCAGAGGAACACGACCATGCTATGGCCGTCGAACataatgtttggaatcatgtcaTTCCTAATGAAATTCTCGAAAAAATTAAAGAGCCAAAAGAGGTGATGGCAGATAGCATAACTGTGTGGATTGATCCTCTGGATGCTACTCAGGAGTACATAG AAGACCTTCGTGAATATGTTACCACTATGGTATGTGTCGCAGTAGATGGTGTACCAATCATTGGAGTAATTCACAAGCCTTTCTCTTCATTTACTG CTTGGGCAATGGTATCCGGAGGTTCCAATGTAAAACCTCGTAAATCTTACAATGAAAAGTCTCCGGAGATTATTGTTTCTCGTTCTCATGCTGGAAAGGTGACGTCTTTTGCACAGAAAGCCTTTGGAAATCACACCAAAATTCACCCTGCAGCAGGGGCAG GTTACAAAGTTCTTTCTCTTCTGGATATCCCTGATGAGAACCATGAAAAAGCAGATGTATATATTCATGTGACCTATATTAAAAAGTGGGACATCTGTGCTGGCAATGCACTGCTAAAAGCCCTAGGTGGTCATATGACCACCTTAAAAGGTGAAGAAATTGACTATTCTGGGTCTGAACGAAATGATGCAGGTCTTCTGGCAAGTATAAACATTAACCACAAACTGCTTGTTGAAAAACTGCCAGATCTGCAGGAGTCTACGTAA